One window of Sporocytophaga myxococcoides DSM 11118 genomic DNA carries:
- the priA gene encoding replication restart helicase PriA has translation MEFNKENIKDRLFADILLPLPLPRPFTYHIPDTEREKVNIGSRVIVQFGKKRILTGIIVKVHSIEPDVYEAKDIIEILDDTPSVNAFQLKLFEWMAEYYMCHQGEVLNAALPSGLKVSSESKIQLNPNFEDLEEKMPFADKELLIIEMLEKKEALTFDEVSLIVGKKSGSSLIKSLIKKDRIIVFEEVKEKFTPKILKKVRLCPPYDQKVNMQELFTKLEKKPKQTDLLLKYIKLTGFLENPAKNANGTNKNLLIEESSLSPFTSLLKAGIFEEYEVVVSRFEEDNEENTFTEVRLSETQQSAKDSILEQFGEKEAVLLHGITGSGKTEIYIELIKNVLSGGSQVLYLLPEIALTTQIVQRLRKIFGDKMGIYHSKFSDNERVETWRGIISGRFSFVVGVRSSIFLPFDNLGLIIIDEEHETSYKQHDPAPRYHARDTALMLARMHHSKTLLGSATPSVESYFQAMNKKWGLVEIKQRFGNAKLPQLIAVDVRKEKRDRKIHGDFTGLLTQQIEKSLHERNQVILFQNRRGYAPYISCEDCGHIPKCDNCAVSLTYHLYHKQLRCHYCGSHESIPTRCEACGSNKIKTVGLGTEKIEDDIKLLFPDAITQRMDLDTTRKKNSYQKIIEDFQNNKIDILVGTQMVTKGLDFDRVNLVGILDADSLIHFPDFRAHEKAFQTFTQVSGRAGRREKAGTVILQTSSINHPVIGKLLQQDYSGFFNTEISEREKFHYPPFYRLISITFKDPDAGIASKGADRLFGKLKYFIPKEQILGPEPPIINKIRNYYLEEIILKFERNKANLPAIKYKMQEAIEKVLAETAFKNSIIVCDVDPV, from the coding sequence GTGGAGTTTAATAAGGAAAATATAAAAGACCGGCTCTTTGCGGATATTCTGCTTCCTCTGCCTTTACCAAGGCCTTTCACTTATCATATCCCTGATACGGAAAGGGAAAAAGTAAACATAGGATCAAGAGTTATTGTCCAGTTCGGGAAGAAAAGAATTTTAACAGGAATAATAGTTAAAGTGCATTCTATTGAACCCGATGTATATGAGGCTAAAGATATCATAGAAATCCTTGATGACACACCTTCTGTAAATGCCTTTCAGCTTAAGCTGTTTGAGTGGATGGCAGAATACTATATGTGTCATCAGGGAGAAGTTTTGAATGCAGCTTTACCTTCAGGACTTAAAGTCAGCAGTGAATCAAAAATTCAATTGAACCCAAACTTTGAAGACCTTGAAGAAAAAATGCCTTTTGCAGATAAAGAACTTCTGATCATTGAAATGCTTGAGAAAAAGGAAGCATTGACCTTTGATGAAGTGAGTCTTATCGTTGGAAAGAAAAGCGGTTCTTCTCTAATCAAATCATTGATTAAGAAAGATCGAATCATTGTCTTTGAAGAGGTAAAAGAAAAGTTCACTCCGAAAATATTAAAAAAGGTAAGACTATGCCCTCCATATGACCAAAAGGTAAATATGCAGGAGCTCTTTACGAAGCTGGAGAAAAAGCCCAAGCAAACGGATCTTCTTTTAAAATATATCAAGCTTACAGGATTTCTTGAAAACCCTGCCAAGAATGCAAATGGTACAAACAAGAACCTCCTTATTGAAGAAAGTTCCCTTTCTCCTTTTACATCCCTTTTGAAAGCAGGAATCTTTGAAGAGTATGAAGTGGTAGTCTCAAGATTTGAAGAAGACAATGAAGAGAATACTTTCACAGAAGTACGTTTGTCCGAAACTCAGCAAAGCGCTAAAGATTCCATTCTTGAACAATTTGGAGAAAAAGAAGCTGTATTGCTTCATGGCATTACAGGCAGCGGAAAAACAGAGATCTATATTGAGTTAATCAAAAATGTATTAAGCGGCGGCAGTCAGGTGCTGTATCTTTTACCTGAAATAGCTCTTACCACACAAATTGTACAACGTCTTCGCAAGATATTCGGAGACAAGATGGGAATTTATCATTCAAAGTTTTCGGATAATGAACGTGTGGAAACATGGAGAGGTATTATCTCCGGAAGGTTTTCTTTTGTAGTTGGAGTCAGAAGCAGCATCTTCCTTCCTTTTGATAATCTCGGACTGATCATTATTGACGAGGAACATGAAACATCATACAAACAGCATGATCCTGCTCCAAGATATCATGCAAGAGATACAGCCTTGATGCTGGCCCGGATGCATCATTCCAAAACTTTATTGGGCTCTGCCACACCTTCAGTCGAATCATATTTTCAGGCGATGAATAAAAAGTGGGGATTGGTGGAAATCAAACAACGCTTTGGCAATGCCAAGCTTCCTCAATTGATTGCTGTGGATGTAAGAAAGGAAAAAAGAGACAGAAAAATTCATGGTGACTTTACCGGTCTATTGACTCAGCAGATTGAAAAGAGTCTTCACGAAAGAAATCAGGTAATCTTGTTTCAGAACCGCAGGGGCTATGCTCCTTATATATCTTGTGAAGACTGCGGTCATATTCCCAAATGTGACAATTGTGCCGTAAGCCTCACCTATCATCTTTATCATAAACAGCTGAGATGCCATTATTGCGGAAGCCATGAAAGCATTCCTACACGCTGCGAAGCCTGCGGATCCAATAAAATAAAGACAGTAGGACTGGGTACGGAAAAAATAGAAGATGATATTAAACTTTTGTTTCCCGATGCCATCACACAGAGGATGGACCTGGATACAACCCGCAAGAAGAATAGCTACCAGAAGATCATTGAAGACTTTCAGAACAATAAAATTGACATATTGGTAGGAACCCAAATGGTAACCAAAGGACTGGACTTTGACAGGGTAAATCTTGTAGGCATACTCGATGCTGATTCACTCATCCACTTCCCTGATTTCAGGGCTCATGAAAAGGCTTTTCAGACTTTCACTCAAGTAAGCGGCCGTGCCGGAAGAAGGGAAAAGGCAGGAACTGTAATCCTTCAAACTTCATCTATAAATCATCCAGTGATAGGCAAATTGCTTCAGCAGGACTATTCAGGATTCTTTAATACGGAGATTTCGGAAAGGGAAAAATTCCATTACCCTCCTTTCTACCGACTTATTAGCATTACCTTCAAAGATCCTGATGCTGGAATCGCTTCCAAGGGCGCTGACAGGCTTTTCGGAAAACTGAAGTATTTTATCCCAAAAGAACAAATCCTTGGCCCTGAGCCTCCAATAATTAACAAAATAAGGAATTACTACCTGGAAGAAATAATCCTGAAATTTGAGCGAAATAAGGCAAATCTTCCGGCAATTAAATATAAAATGCAGGAAGCTATAGAAAAAGTTCTGGCTGAAACCGCATTTAAAAACTCGATTATTGTCTGTGACGTAGACCCTGTTTAA
- a CDS encoding thioredoxin domain-containing protein — translation MDKSHTDMQGDTTTKKANKLLKETSPYLKQHAYNPVQWQSWGNEALDQAKKEDKPIIVSIGYSSCHWCHVMERESFEDEGVAEIMNAGFINIKVDREERPDLDHIYMEAIQQMNLGGGWPLNVFLTPDAKPFFGGTYFPREQWKHVLNEVLKAFQDQRKALEDSADTFTNSLNASELQKYGLTEDQTDFSIEDLNAGYKAMSAQFDTTLGGMDKEPKFPMPTLYFFLLRYYHLTKDDLALRQLVLTLDEMAKGGIYDQIGGGFARYSTDAEWFAPHFEKMLCDNGQLMALYSEAYTLTKNTTYKEVVRETYEWLKREMTSSEGGFYSALDADSEGVEGKFYTWTLDEVEKLIPEDILLLRAYYNVSENGNWEHGQNILFKAVTDEMIAKYSEIPLNDLKTKIAHWKKTLLQARSKRPSPGLDDKILSGWNGIMLKGLTEAYRTFDEDEYLQLALANAAFIKNKLIKNKVLFRNYKDGKASQEGFLEDYAWVIDAYISLYQATFDEQWLTLSKELTEHVVTHFYDAEENLFYFTSDNAEKLIARKKEIFDNVIPASNSVMAQNLQKLGILLERSDFCNLAKIMAAKMKKLITTDPSWVSNWASLVTSMIEPTAEIAISGSEYLNLRKEIDKTFYPNKILAGTASRSEFPLLVDRPATGDQTRIFVCYNNTCQWPVTSVDDAWKQINKTS, via the coding sequence ATGGATAAAAGCCATACGGATATGCAGGGAGATACAACAACTAAAAAAGCCAATAAATTGCTTAAGGAAACCAGTCCTTACCTGAAGCAGCATGCATATAATCCTGTGCAATGGCAATCTTGGGGAAATGAAGCATTGGATCAGGCTAAAAAAGAAGATAAACCTATAATAGTCAGTATCGGATATTCATCATGCCACTGGTGCCACGTCATGGAAAGGGAATCTTTTGAAGATGAAGGTGTAGCAGAGATTATGAATGCTGGATTCATTAATATTAAAGTTGACCGTGAAGAAAGACCTGATCTTGATCATATCTATATGGAGGCCATACAGCAGATGAATCTTGGAGGTGGGTGGCCACTGAACGTTTTTCTTACACCTGATGCTAAACCCTTTTTTGGCGGCACTTATTTTCCCCGCGAACAATGGAAGCATGTTTTAAACGAGGTTTTAAAAGCTTTTCAAGATCAGAGAAAGGCACTGGAAGATTCCGCTGATACTTTTACCAATTCTTTGAATGCATCAGAACTGCAAAAGTATGGATTGACAGAAGATCAAACAGATTTCAGCATAGAGGACCTGAATGCAGGCTACAAAGCCATGTCAGCTCAGTTTGATACTACACTGGGAGGTATGGATAAAGAGCCCAAATTTCCTATGCCCACATTGTATTTCTTTCTGCTGAGATACTATCATCTGACAAAGGATGATCTTGCTCTGAGACAATTGGTTCTTACATTAGACGAAATGGCAAAGGGCGGGATCTATGATCAGATTGGCGGTGGCTTTGCAAGGTATTCCACAGATGCGGAGTGGTTTGCTCCTCACTTTGAAAAAATGTTGTGTGATAACGGACAGCTTATGGCGCTGTACTCCGAAGCATACACATTAACTAAAAATACAACCTATAAAGAGGTCGTCCGAGAGACATACGAATGGCTTAAAAGAGAAATGACATCTTCTGAAGGTGGCTTCTATTCAGCATTAGACGCCGATAGTGAAGGTGTAGAAGGAAAGTTTTATACATGGACTTTAGACGAAGTTGAGAAGTTAATTCCCGAAGACATCCTTTTATTAAGAGCTTATTATAACGTCAGCGAAAACGGGAATTGGGAGCACGGCCAGAATATACTATTCAAGGCGGTGACTGATGAAATGATTGCCAAATATTCAGAAATTCCCCTTAATGATCTGAAGACAAAAATTGCACATTGGAAAAAAACTTTGCTACAAGCAAGAAGTAAAAGACCTTCCCCTGGCCTTGATGACAAGATCCTTTCCGGATGGAATGGCATCATGCTAAAAGGACTGACAGAAGCTTACAGAACATTTGATGAAGATGAATATCTTCAACTTGCACTTGCAAATGCAGCTTTTATAAAAAACAAACTCATAAAAAACAAAGTCCTTTTCAGAAACTACAAAGACGGCAAAGCAAGTCAGGAAGGCTTTCTGGAAGACTATGCCTGGGTTATTGATGCATACATTTCTCTTTACCAGGCGACATTTGATGAACAATGGCTCACACTATCTAAGGAACTGACAGAGCATGTTGTGACGCATTTTTATGATGCAGAAGAAAACCTCTTCTATTTCACTTCTGACAATGCGGAGAAATTGATTGCCAGAAAAAAAGAAATTTTCGACAACGTGATTCCTGCATCTAACTCTGTAATGGCCCAAAACTTACAGAAGCTTGGTATCTTACTTGAAAGGTCTGATTTTTGCAACCTTGCAAAAATCATGGCCGCCAAAATGAAAAAACTGATCACAACAGATCCTTCATGGGTTTCCAACTGGGCAAGCCTTGTGACCTCAATGATTGAGCCTACCGCAGAGATTGCCATTTCCGGAAGTGAATACCTGAACTTAAGAAAAGAAATCGATAAGACATTTTATCCTAATAAAATCCTTGCTGGTACAGCATCAAGAAGTGAATTTCCTCTACTGGTCGACCGTCCCGCAACTGGAGATCAGACAAGGATTTTCGTATGCTATAATAATACCTGTCAATGGCCAGTCACCAGCGTTGATGATGCCTGGAAACAGATCAATAAAACTAGTTAA
- a CDS encoding GSCFA domain-containing protein: MNLRTELTVENQGFTLSHHSAILTAGSCFAEVIGSKLKNAKFPSLVNPFGTIFNPLSLFSLLQNSIDNQYLSQDYFIQQDDLWYNYDFHSDLSAPTKNELWDKIRVQINETHGFLKKADLLIITLGTSYIYKLLPDNKAVANCHKKPSSYFSKNLLTSDEIISAFSEVHPQFKKFNPGLKILLTVSPVRHIKDTITLNSVSKSILRVAVHLLTEKFKDVFYFPAYELLMDDLRDYRFYKDDLIHPTPMAENYIWEKFSGCYFTEETNSILLEWNQIQKALCHKAFNPSSIAHQKFLRDTINKLNNFKNHFSVDSEIKALEKQLL; the protein is encoded by the coding sequence ATGAATCTAAGAACTGAATTAACGGTAGAAAATCAGGGATTCACTCTCTCCCATCACTCAGCCATACTCACAGCAGGCTCATGTTTTGCTGAAGTAATTGGAAGCAAACTAAAAAACGCCAAATTCCCAAGTTTGGTCAATCCCTTCGGGACCATTTTTAACCCACTATCACTTTTTTCTTTACTCCAAAACTCAATTGACAATCAATATCTTAGTCAGGATTATTTTATTCAACAAGATGACTTATGGTATAACTACGATTTCCATTCTGACCTCTCTGCTCCTACTAAAAATGAACTTTGGGATAAAATAAGAGTGCAAATCAATGAAACTCATGGCTTTCTTAAAAAGGCAGATTTACTCATCATTACCTTAGGAACTTCCTATATTTACAAACTACTGCCAGATAATAAAGCTGTTGCAAATTGTCATAAAAAACCGTCTTCATACTTCAGTAAAAACCTCCTGACTTCTGATGAAATCATTTCAGCATTTTCAGAAGTCCATCCACAATTCAAAAAATTCAATCCGGGTCTGAAAATTCTATTAACAGTAAGTCCGGTCAGACACATAAAAGATACCATCACCTTAAATTCTGTCAGCAAATCTATTCTGAGGGTAGCGGTACATCTGCTTACTGAAAAATTTAAGGATGTATTTTACTTTCCAGCATATGAACTATTGATGGATGACCTGAGGGATTATCGATTTTATAAAGACGACTTGATTCATCCAACTCCAATGGCTGAAAATTATATCTGGGAAAAATTTTCAGGGTGTTACTTTACAGAAGAAACGAATAGCATATTACTAGAATGGAATCAAATTCAAAAAGCATTATGTCACAAAGCCTTCAATCCTTCTTCCATTGCGCATCAAAAGTTCCTCAGGGATACAATTAATAAGCTGAATAATTTTAAAAATCATTTTTCAGTAGACTCTGAAATCAAGGCTTTGGAAAAACAGCTTTTATGA
- the rplI gene encoding 50S ribosomal protein L9 yields the protein MEVILKEDIKGLGYKNDLVKVRPGHGRNFLIPKGLAVIASDSNKKMLQENLKQAAHKAEKIKKDALALSEKIGALVLTIPAKVGESGKIFGAVTVLQVSDALKDKGFNVDRKKITFKSEVKEVGEYSAILDLHKEVKHEVKFKVVAG from the coding sequence ATGGAAGTAATATTAAAAGAAGATATAAAAGGATTAGGTTACAAAAATGACCTTGTAAAGGTTAGACCTGGTCACGGCAGAAATTTCCTTATCCCAAAAGGACTTGCTGTTATTGCTAGCGATAGCAACAAAAAAATGCTTCAGGAAAACCTGAAACAAGCTGCTCACAAAGCTGAGAAAATTAAGAAAGATGCTCTTGCACTTTCTGAAAAAATCGGCGCTTTGGTTCTTACTATCCCTGCTAAAGTAGGTGAAAGCGGAAAAATCTTCGGAGCTGTTACAGTTCTTCAGGTTTCTGACGCTCTGAAAGACAAAGGTTTCAATGTTGACAGAAAGAAAATCACTTTCAAATCTGAAGTTAAAGAAGTTGGAGAGTATTCTGCAATCCTTGACCTTCACAAAGAAGTGAAACATGAAGTAAAATTCAAAGTTGTTGCTGGTTAA
- the rpsR gene encoding 30S ribosomal protein S18, with the protein MTLVNEPVNRVENRKKYCRFKKLGIKYIDYKDANFLLKFVNEQGKILPRRLTGTSLKFQRKVSQAVKRARHLALLPYVTDSLK; encoded by the coding sequence ATGACACTAGTAAACGAACCCGTAAACAGAGTTGAGAATCGCAAAAAATATTGCAGATTCAAAAAACTAGGTATCAAATACATCGATTATAAAGATGCTAACTTCCTTCTGAAATTTGTAAACGAGCAAGGTAAAATTTTACCAAGAAGGTTAACAGGTACTAGTCTTAAATTTCAAAGAAAAGTTTCTCAGGCGGTTAAAAGAGCAAGACACCTTGCTTTATTACCTTATGTAACTGATTCACTAAAATAA
- the rpsF gene encoding 30S ribosomal protein S6 encodes MELNNYETVFILTPVLSEAQMKDTVEKFKQVLKDQGAQIINEENWGLKKLAYPINHKTTGFYTLIEFNAKPTTINTLEIEYKRDERVMRFLTVSLDKHAVAYNNKRRKGEFKKSAEKQEEKA; translated from the coding sequence ATGGAATTAAATAACTACGAGACGGTATTCATTTTAACTCCCGTTTTGTCTGAAGCTCAGATGAAGGATACCGTAGAAAAATTTAAGCAGGTTCTGAAAGATCAGGGTGCTCAAATCATTAACGAGGAGAACTGGGGTCTGAAAAAGCTAGCTTACCCTATTAACCACAAAACTACAGGTTTCTACACGCTTATCGAATTCAACGCGAAGCCTACTACAATCAACACTTTGGAGATTGAGTACAAACGTGATGAGAGAGTGATGAGATTCTTGACTGTATCTCTTGACAAACATGCTGTTGCTTACAACAACAAGAGAAGAAAAGGTGAATTTAAGAAATCAGCTGAAAAACAGGAGGAAAAAGCATAA
- a CDS encoding methyltransferase domain-containing protein produces the protein MSLNKEFWDQRYVSNDTGWDASHITTPIKEYFDQLDDKDKNLRILVPGCGNAHEAEYVFRSGFKNVFVADISAFPLENFKKRIPEFPAEQLLHADFFLLKDSIDIIIEQTFFCALDPKLRPEYAAKMAELLKKGGRLVGVLFNDTLNTDKPPFGGTKEEYISYFRPYFEIKYFETCHNSIPPRAGRELFIYLIKK, from the coding sequence ATGAGTCTAAATAAAGAATTTTGGGATCAAAGATACGTTTCCAACGACACTGGTTGGGATGCCTCTCATATAACTACTCCGATTAAGGAATACTTTGATCAACTTGACGATAAAGACAAGAATCTCCGCATTTTAGTTCCCGGATGTGGAAACGCTCATGAAGCTGAGTATGTTTTCCGTTCCGGGTTTAAAAATGTTTTTGTTGCTGATATTTCCGCTTTTCCCCTGGAGAATTTTAAAAAAAGAATACCTGAGTTTCCGGCAGAGCAGCTTTTGCATGCTGATTTTTTTCTTTTAAAAGATTCAATTGATATTATTATTGAGCAAACTTTCTTTTGTGCCCTGGATCCAAAACTGAGACCTGAATACGCAGCAAAAATGGCAGAGTTACTCAAAAAGGGAGGGAGACTTGTAGGTGTCCTCTTTAATGACACTTTAAATACTGATAAACCACCTTTCGGGGGCACAAAAGAGGAATATATTTCTTATTTTCGTCCTTATTTTGAAATAAAATATTTCGAAACTTGTCATAATTCAATTCCTCCGCGTGCAGGCAGGGAGTTGTTTATTTATCTGATAAAAAAATAA
- the kdsA gene encoding 3-deoxy-8-phosphooctulonate synthase: MIKSFLPEIKHTDSGNFFLIAGPCVVESRENVFEVAEKVIAITEKLKIPYIFKSSFKKANRTKGGSFMGIGDEKALEILAEVKAKFGVPVVTDIHESHDAALAAKYVDILQIPAFLCRQTDLLVAAANTGKVVNVKKGQFLSGEAMKFAVDKIKDAGNNKVMLTDRGNSFGYTDLVVDYRNIPAMKETGVPVIMDCTHSLQQPNQASGVSGGKPELIETISKAAIAVGADGLFIETHPNPSVAKSDGANMLKLDYLEDLMIKLVRLRQAL, from the coding sequence ATGATCAAATCCTTTTTACCGGAAATCAAACATACTGATTCCGGAAACTTCTTTCTGATTGCTGGTCCTTGTGTGGTAGAAAGCAGAGAAAATGTCTTCGAGGTAGCTGAAAAAGTAATTGCTATTACTGAAAAACTTAAAATTCCATATATCTTCAAAAGCTCATTTAAAAAAGCTAATCGAACTAAAGGTGGCTCTTTTATGGGGATAGGGGATGAGAAGGCATTGGAAATCCTGGCAGAGGTTAAAGCTAAATTTGGCGTGCCTGTAGTTACAGATATTCATGAAAGCCATGATGCAGCATTGGCAGCTAAATATGTCGACATTCTGCAGATTCCGGCTTTTCTTTGTCGCCAGACAGACCTTTTAGTTGCAGCTGCGAATACAGGTAAAGTTGTGAATGTAAAAAAAGGACAATTCCTTTCCGGAGAAGCCATGAAATTTGCAGTTGACAAAATTAAAGATGCCGGTAATAATAAAGTAATGCTGACCGACAGAGGTAATTCATTCGGATATACTGACCTGGTTGTAGATTACAGAAATATTCCTGCTATGAAAGAAACAGGAGTTCCTGTTATCATGGATTGCACACATTCCCTACAGCAGCCCAATCAGGCTTCTGGAGTTTCAGGAGGAAAGCCAGAGTTGATAGAAACAATTTCAAAAGCGGCGATAGCAGTAGGGGCAGACGGGTTGTTTATCGAAACACACCCAAACCCAAGTGTAGCAAAATCCGATGGAGCGAATATGCTTAAGCTGGATTATCTTGAAGATCTTATGATTAAGCTGGTGAGGTTGAGGCAAGCATTGTAA
- a CDS encoding O-methyltransferase — MKRFFFFIISYLKYFFTSKDEHSIHSPFVFNLYRDIIKKKKHYYAFEDLNKIRYNLLSDRTALKINDMGAGSKVNQSKERFVYDIVKNSGKNPKISELLFRLTNHFHPSILIDLGTSLGLTTLYLSKSSPEGTIYSFEGCHETIEYAKKLFQTAKSGNIITIEGNIDNTLPAQLEIIKKIDFAYFDANHTYEATKRYFELCIKNIHNDTLFIFDDIHWSSGMELAWKEITKDARTVVTIDLFEIGLVFFRKEQPKQHFILKL, encoded by the coding sequence GTGAAGCGTTTTTTCTTTTTTATAATTAGTTATTTAAAATATTTTTTTACTTCCAAAGACGAACATTCAATTCACAGTCCTTTTGTCTTTAATCTTTACAGAGATATCATAAAAAAGAAAAAGCATTATTATGCCTTTGAAGATCTGAATAAGATCCGATACAATCTTTTATCAGATAGAACAGCACTTAAAATTAATGATATGGGAGCTGGATCTAAAGTAAATCAAAGCAAAGAGCGATTTGTCTATGATATTGTAAAAAACTCTGGTAAAAACCCCAAGATTTCGGAATTACTTTTCAGACTGACCAATCATTTTCATCCTTCTATCTTGATTGATCTCGGAACCTCCCTCGGATTAACCACTTTGTATTTATCCAAATCATCTCCGGAAGGCACTATTTACTCATTTGAAGGCTGCCATGAGACCATTGAATATGCTAAAAAACTATTCCAAACCGCCAAATCAGGTAATATCATTACAATAGAGGGAAACATTGACAACACTCTGCCAGCACAATTAGAAATAATCAAAAAAATAGATTTTGCTTATTTTGATGCCAACCACACCTACGAAGCCACAAAAAGGTATTTCGAATTGTGCATCAAAAACATTCATAACGACACACTTTTTATTTTTGATGACATCCACTGGTCATCCGGAATGGAACTTGCCTGGAAGGAGATAACAAAAGACGCCAGAACCGTGGTAACTATTGATCTCTTTGAAATTGGTCTGGTGTTTTTCAGAAAAGAGCAACCGAAACAACACTTTATTTTGAAGCTATAA
- the apaG gene encoding Co2+/Mg2+ efflux protein ApaG — translation MVTEITDGLKVSVVTSYQPEYSSPSQSHFVFTYKIRIENFSNYTVQLLKRHWYIYDANGIIREVEGEGVVGQQPVIEPGQAHEYVSGCNLKTELGKMKGSYLMERIVDGKQFKAAIPQFVMVVPYKLN, via the coding sequence ATGGTAACAGAAATCACAGATGGTCTTAAAGTCAGCGTGGTTACTTCTTATCAGCCTGAGTATTCCAGCCCTTCTCAATCTCATTTTGTTTTTACATATAAAATCAGGATTGAAAACTTCAGCAACTACACAGTACAATTGCTTAAAAGACATTGGTACATCTATGATGCAAATGGTATTATAAGAGAGGTAGAAGGCGAAGGTGTAGTAGGGCAGCAACCTGTAATAGAGCCAGGCCAGGCTCATGAATATGTTTCAGGTTGTAATCTTAAAACAGAATTGGGAAAAATGAAAGGTTCTTATCTTATGGAAAGAATCGTAGATGGAAAGCAATTTAAAGCTGCTATTCCACAATTTGTAATGGTTGTGCCTTATAAACTAAATTAA
- the ung gene encoding uracil-DNA glycosylase, protein MDVKIESSWKERVSKEFEKPYFKNLVSFLKQERQNHTIYPPGNQIFNAFEWCVFDNVEVVIIGQDPYHGPGQANGLCFSVADHVALPPSLKNIFKEINRDLGKPVPKSGNLERWAKQGVLLLNATLTVRANTAGSHQKKGWEEFTDEVIRILSSEKEHLVFILWGAYAQKKGIVIDRSKHLVLESAHPSPFSAERGFFGNNHFSKTNEYLRKMGKREIDW, encoded by the coding sequence ATGGACGTTAAAATAGAGTCTTCCTGGAAGGAAAGAGTTTCCAAAGAGTTTGAAAAGCCGTATTTTAAAAATCTGGTTAGCTTTTTAAAACAAGAAAGGCAAAATCATACAATTTATCCTCCTGGAAATCAAATTTTTAATGCATTCGAGTGGTGCGTTTTTGATAATGTAGAGGTTGTAATTATCGGACAAGATCCTTATCACGGGCCCGGACAAGCAAATGGGTTATGTTTTTCTGTCGCCGATCATGTTGCACTTCCTCCTTCTTTAAAAAATATTTTTAAAGAAATTAATCGCGACCTGGGCAAGCCAGTGCCAAAATCCGGGAATCTTGAGAGATGGGCAAAACAGGGAGTGTTATTGTTGAATGCTACACTTACTGTTCGGGCTAATACAGCGGGGTCGCACCAAAAAAAAGGCTGGGAAGAGTTTACAGATGAGGTGATTAGGATTTTATCATCGGAAAAGGAACATTTGGTTTTTATACTTTGGGGAGCTTATGCTCAGAAAAAAGGGATTGTAATTGATCGTTCAAAGCATTTAGTACTGGAATCTGCCCACCCATCACCATTTTCAGCAGAAAGAGGATTCTTTGGAAACAATCATTTTAGTAAAACAAATGAATATTTAAGAAAGATGGGGAAGCGAGAGATTGATTGGTAA